Within Dysgonomonas sp. HDW5A, the genomic segment TATGCGAAACTTTTTAGGTACTCTTCCTAAAGAAGATGTTGTCAAACGCCATCCTAAATCTCTTAAAGAACGATATAATTGTCTATCAATAAATACATCTATTTCTTTACTATACCTATCTACATCTGTATAATAAAATGCTGATATCCAGCCATCCAATTTATTTTTCACCTTTGTTATAATAAAGTGAACATCTGTTTTTCCAGCTTTGAAAACTTCCTTAAATAATTTTTCTTTAAGTTCTTCTACATTCTTTCTTGATGGATAAAAACTATTCTTATCAAATGTTATTGATAAAAAGGAAAGAGGGGTAGACTCAATATTAAGTATTTGAGTTTTAATCTTGCCTTTGTCTGCTATATTTAATTTATGCATTGGCAAATTTAATTTATTTTCCCCTAAAATATCTTGGCATTCTAAGTATGCTTCATTGCATTTTTCTTCTGTAGAACATAGGATAACAAAATCGTCAGCATATCTTACAAGGCTATACCCTTTCTCTTTCATACATTTATCGAAAGGTGCTAAATATATATTTGATAATAATGGAGATAAAGAATTCCCTTGTGGTATTCCATCATTTATGCCATAAAAATAATCATGTTTATCTTTATCTATTCGTTTGTCTAATTCTCCTACTGTTTGATTTAAAGCTGATATTATCAGATTGTTTAGCGAATTATCTGGTAATTTTTGTAATACTAGATCTATCAAAGCATTTTTGTTAACATTGCCATAAAAATTAATTAAATCAGCTTCAAGTATATAGTTATTCCCTACGTTTTTATGACTTAATATTTTATAAACA encodes:
- a CDS encoding reverse transcriptase domain-containing protein — its product is METTLLEKISSVDNLYKVWGTLRKRKSSHGLTDEETIETFQKNLDSRIKSISLQLREHSYKFSSYRPVLIPKDNGGYRPLQIPEISDRLVLKALAIEIEGHFKDILDENRDVSFAYQTNLGIKDAVYKILSHKNVGNNYILEADLINFYGNVNKNALIDLVLQKLPDNSLNNLIISALNQTVGELDKRIDKDKHDYFYGINDGIPQGNSLSPLLSNIYLAPFDKCMKEKGYSLVRYADDFVILCSTEEKCNEAYLECQDILGENKLNLPMHKLNIADKGKIKTQILNIESTPLSFLSITFDKNSFYPSRKNVEELKEKLFKEVFKAGKTDVHFIITKVKNKLDGWISAFYYTDVDRYSKEIDVFIDRQLYRSLRDLGWRLTTSSLGRVPKKFRIQGESPYCLSKDQRKSSGIPFCNKLIEAKRKIAPEDIIAEL